A section of the Saccharopolyspora gregorii genome encodes:
- a CDS encoding acyl-CoA dehydrogenase family protein has product MAVDRLLPSQEASDLLALTAEIARDELAPAAAGAEERELFPRKAFQLLGASGLLGLPYPEEHGGGGQPYEVYLQVLEELSSAWMTVGVGLSVHTMSCYPLARYGTDEQRDRWLPEMIGGDLLGGYALSEAHAGSDAGALRTRADRDGDEYRITGTKSWITHGGVADFYALMARTSDDGPRGISCLLVDGATPGLSAAPPERKMGLTGSPTTELRFEDARVPADRLLGGEGHGLAIALNALDSGRLGIAACAVGLAQAALDLAVDYAKGREQFGRPIIEFQGVEFLLADMAAAVQSARAAYLDGARRRDAGRPFGTQASVAKLVATDAAMKVTTDAVQVLGGAGYTRDFPAERYMREAKVLQIFEGTNQIQRLVIARDLAKG; this is encoded by the coding sequence ATGGCCGTCGACCGACTGCTGCCCAGCCAGGAAGCCAGCGACCTGCTCGCGCTGACCGCGGAGATCGCCCGCGACGAGCTCGCCCCCGCCGCCGCCGGGGCCGAGGAGCGGGAACTGTTCCCGCGCAAGGCGTTCCAGCTGCTCGGCGCCTCCGGGCTGCTCGGCCTGCCGTACCCGGAGGAGCACGGCGGCGGAGGCCAGCCCTACGAGGTCTACCTGCAGGTGCTCGAAGAGCTCAGCAGCGCCTGGATGACCGTCGGCGTCGGGCTCTCGGTGCACACCATGTCCTGCTACCCGCTCGCCCGGTACGGCACCGACGAGCAGCGCGACCGGTGGCTGCCGGAGATGATCGGCGGCGACCTGCTCGGCGGCTACGCGCTGTCCGAGGCGCACGCCGGATCGGACGCCGGCGCGCTGCGCACCCGCGCCGACCGGGACGGCGACGAGTACCGGATCACCGGCACCAAGTCGTGGATCACGCACGGTGGGGTCGCCGACTTCTACGCGCTGATGGCGCGCACCTCCGACGACGGGCCGCGCGGCATCAGCTGCCTGCTCGTGGACGGCGCGACACCCGGGCTGTCGGCGGCACCGCCCGAGCGCAAGATGGGCCTCACCGGCTCCCCCACCACCGAGTTGCGGTTCGAGGACGCGCGGGTGCCCGCGGACCGGTTGCTCGGCGGCGAAGGGCACGGGCTGGCCATCGCGCTGAACGCGCTGGACTCCGGGCGGCTCGGCATCGCCGCCTGCGCCGTCGGCCTCGCGCAGGCCGCGCTGGACCTCGCCGTCGACTACGCCAAGGGCCGCGAGCAGTTCGGGCGGCCGATCATCGAGTTCCAGGGCGTCGAGTTCCTGCTCGCCGACATGGCCGCGGCCGTGCAGTCCGCCCGCGCCGCCTACCTGGACGGGGCGCGGCGCCGGGACGCGGGCAGGCCGTTCGGGACGCAGGCGTCGGTGGCGAAGCTGGTCGCCACCGACGCCGCGATGAAGGTGACCACCGACGCCGTGCAGGTCCTCGGCGGCGCCGGCTACACGCGCGACTTCCCCGCCGAGCGGTACATGCGGGAGGCCAAGGTGCTGCAGATCTTCGAAGGCACCAACCAGATCCAACGCCTGGTCATCGCCCGCGACCTCGCCAAGGGCTGA
- a CDS encoding TetR/AcrR family transcriptional regulator — protein sequence MTPPEPVAAEANASPGRRRSAGSPEQRRADLLDRLCALFLAEGFAHFTLDELAARLHCSKSTLYTLAGSKEQLAVAVVARFFKNATADVERAVAEVDDVRARMRTYLDTAAAGLRPASRQFMADMAANPATRATYQANARAAAENMRRYIRDGVREGVFREVHAAFVAEMVSGTIGAIQRGEIAERTGLSDAEAFAELSQFLLGGLFDPAAGGSRIAPPPAEHTGARPPTARP from the coding sequence ATGACTCCTCCCGAGCCGGTCGCCGCCGAGGCGAACGCGTCACCGGGCCGCCGCCGGAGCGCGGGATCGCCGGAGCAGCGCCGCGCCGACCTGCTCGACCGGTTGTGCGCCCTGTTCCTCGCGGAGGGGTTCGCCCACTTCACCCTCGACGAGCTCGCCGCCCGGCTGCACTGCTCGAAGTCGACGCTCTACACGCTCGCCGGCAGCAAGGAGCAGCTCGCCGTCGCCGTCGTCGCCCGGTTCTTCAAGAACGCCACCGCCGACGTGGAGCGCGCCGTCGCCGAGGTCGACGACGTGCGCGCCCGGATGCGCACCTACCTCGACACCGCCGCTGCCGGGCTGCGCCCCGCCTCCCGGCAGTTCATGGCCGACATGGCCGCGAACCCGGCCACCCGCGCCACCTACCAGGCCAACGCCCGCGCCGCCGCCGAGAACATGCGCCGCTACATCCGCGACGGCGTCCGCGAAGGCGTGTTCCGCGAAGTGCACGCCGCGTTCGTCGCCGAGATGGTCAGCGGCACCATCGGCGCCATCCAGCGCGGCGAGATCGCCGAGCGCACCGGCCTGTCCGACGCGGAAGCCTTCGCCGAGCTGTCCCAGTTCCTGCTCGGCGGCCTGTTCGACCCGGCGGCCGGAGGTTCACGGATCGCCCCACCCCCGGCGGAGCACACTGGTGCCCGCCCCCCGACCGCCCGGCCGTAG
- a CDS encoding carbohydrate kinase family protein, with protein sequence MIVIGGEALVDLVPDAATPGGELGPLHPRLGGGPYNVAIALGRLDVPAGFHATLSTDQFGDKLLERLVESGVSTELVRRGPEPTTLAVVGLAEDGSARYSFHTEGTAARFVADPGPLPDEVTAVSFGTLGMVLEPGATAYEAVLFREAERGRFVALDPNIRADLIGDPEAYRKRFEAWLPSVHLLKLSVEDAEWLAGDEELDVALRRWQQAGPAGLVLTRGADGLAALVGDGELVEVPGVRAQVADTIGAGDTVHGALLAWLHRNDALSPAAVRALTHDQWREALGFAARAAAITVSRPGAEPPTTAELA encoded by the coding sequence GTGATCGTCATCGGTGGAGAGGCCCTCGTCGACCTCGTCCCGGACGCCGCCACGCCAGGAGGCGAGCTCGGCCCGCTGCACCCCCGCCTCGGCGGCGGCCCGTACAACGTGGCGATCGCGCTGGGCCGGTTGGACGTGCCCGCCGGGTTCCACGCGACCCTGTCCACCGACCAGTTCGGCGACAAGCTGCTGGAACGCCTCGTCGAATCCGGGGTGAGCACCGAGCTGGTGCGCCGCGGCCCGGAACCGACGACGCTCGCGGTGGTCGGCCTCGCCGAGGACGGCTCGGCCCGCTACAGCTTCCACACCGAAGGCACCGCCGCCCGCTTCGTCGCCGACCCGGGCCCGCTGCCCGACGAGGTCACCGCCGTCTCCTTCGGGACCCTCGGCATGGTGCTCGAACCCGGCGCCACCGCGTACGAGGCGGTGCTGTTCCGCGAAGCCGAGCGCGGCCGGTTCGTGGCGCTGGACCCGAACATCCGCGCCGACCTCATCGGCGACCCGGAGGCGTACCGCAAGCGGTTCGAGGCATGGCTGCCCTCGGTGCACCTGCTGAAGCTGTCGGTGGAGGACGCCGAGTGGCTGGCCGGGGACGAGGAGCTGGACGTCGCGCTGCGCCGCTGGCAGCAGGCGGGCCCGGCCGGGCTGGTGCTCACCCGCGGTGCCGACGGGCTGGCCGCGCTGGTCGGTGACGGCGAGCTCGTCGAGGTGCCGGGCGTGCGGGCGCAGGTCGCCGACACCATCGGCGCGGGCGACACGGTGCACGGTGCGCTGCTGGCCTGGCTGCACCGCAACGACGCGCTGTCCCCGGCGGCGGTGCGCGCGCTCACCCACGACCAGTGGCGCGAAGCCCTCGGCTTCGCGGCCCGGGCCGCCGCCATCACCGTGTCCCGGCCCGGTGCCGAGCCGCCGACCACCGCCGAACTCGCCTGA
- a CDS encoding citrate synthase — protein sequence MPDDATAKRTVALRYDGGEHEMQVTEPTEGSAGVDLGKLLAQTGLVTLDPGFVNTAACKSDITYIDGDAGILRYRGYPIEELAAKSNFIEVSYLLIYGELPTQAQYDDFADRIQRHTLLHEDLKQFFDGFPRDAHPMPVLSSAVSALSTFYQDSLDPFDQNQVELSTVRLLAKLPTIAAYAYKKSVGQPFLYPDNSLGLVENFLRMTFGFPAEPYEVDPALTRALDLLFILHADHEQNCSTSTVRMVGSSEANLFASISAGINALFGPLHGGANSAVLEMLEGIHANGGDVDSFVERVKNKEPGVKLMGFGHRVYKNYDPRAAIIKKTADEVLGKLGANDPLLEIALKLEEKALADDYFVERKLYPNVDFYTGLIYKAMGFPTKYFTVLFALGRLPGWIAHWREMLEDPARKISRPRQVYTGAAERSYRSIGER from the coding sequence ATGCCCGACGACGCGACCGCCAAACGTACCGTCGCGCTGCGCTACGACGGTGGCGAGCACGAAATGCAGGTGACGGAGCCGACCGAGGGCTCCGCCGGTGTGGATCTCGGGAAGCTGCTGGCCCAGACCGGTTTGGTGACGCTGGACCCGGGTTTCGTCAACACCGCCGCCTGCAAGTCCGACATCACCTACATCGACGGTGACGCGGGCATCCTGCGCTACCGCGGCTACCCCATCGAGGAGCTGGCCGCCAAGTCCAACTTCATCGAGGTCAGCTACCTGCTGATCTACGGTGAGCTGCCCACGCAGGCGCAGTACGACGACTTCGCCGACCGGATCCAGCGGCACACCCTGCTGCACGAGGACCTCAAGCAGTTCTTCGACGGGTTCCCCCGCGACGCGCACCCGATGCCGGTGCTGTCGTCGGCGGTGTCGGCGCTGTCGACCTTCTACCAGGACAGCCTGGACCCGTTCGACCAGAACCAGGTCGAGCTGTCCACGGTGCGCCTGCTGGCGAAGCTGCCGACGATCGCGGCCTACGCCTACAAGAAGTCCGTGGGGCAGCCGTTCCTGTACCCGGACAACTCGCTGGGCCTGGTGGAGAACTTCCTGCGGATGACCTTCGGGTTCCCCGCCGAGCCCTACGAGGTCGACCCGGCGCTGACCCGCGCCCTCGACCTGCTGTTCATCCTGCACGCCGACCACGAGCAGAACTGCTCCACCTCCACGGTGCGCATGGTGGGCTCCTCCGAGGCGAACCTGTTCGCCTCGATCTCCGCGGGCATCAACGCCCTGTTCGGCCCGCTGCACGGCGGTGCGAACAGCGCGGTGCTGGAGATGCTGGAGGGCATCCACGCCAACGGCGGCGACGTCGACTCGTTCGTCGAGCGGGTCAAGAACAAGGAGCCCGGCGTCAAGCTGATGGGCTTCGGGCACCGGGTCTACAAGAACTACGACCCGCGCGCGGCGATCATCAAGAAGACCGCCGACGAGGTACTCGGCAAGCTCGGCGCGAACGACCCGCTGCTGGAGATCGCGCTCAAGCTGGAGGAGAAGGCGCTGGCCGACGACTACTTCGTCGAGCGCAAGCTCTACCCGAACGTCGACTTCTACACCGGCCTGATCTACAAGGCGATGGGCTTCCCGACGAAGTACTTCACCGTCCTGTTCGCGCTCGGCCGCCTTCCCGGCTGGATCGCGCACTGGCGGGAGATGCTGGAGGACCCGGCCCGCAAGATCAGCCGTCCGCGCCAGGTGTACACCGGTGCGGCGGAGCGCTCCTACCGGTCCATCGGCGAGCGCTGA
- a CDS encoding cryptochrome/photolyase family protein, translated as MSAPAVLWFRRDLRVRDHPALAAAARDGRRVIGVFVLDEALLAPAGPPRRTFLYRCLRELDASLGGRLLVLRGAPAQVLPELVAEVGAGSVHVSADTGPYGRERDERVRDALGEVEWVATGSPYAVTPGRVTKRDGTAYQVFTPFRRAWDEHGRPAPADTDGSTADWLLPRKVRAAGIPADEDLGGVVLPPAGERAALERWDDFRASALTGYDRDRDRPDRAGTSRMSPYLKWGCVHPRTLLADLACEVGDGASSYRNELAFRDFYADVLWHRPDSARHNFDTRYDRIRLDTDADAWDRFGEWCAGRTGFPIVDAGMRQLLAEGWMHNRVRMVVASFLVKDLHLPWWWGARHFMRHLVDGDLASNQHGWQWAAGSGTDAAPYFRVFNPITQGTRFDPDGAYVREHVPELRGLDAKSTHRPWTLPDGPPNGYPPPIVEHGVERQEALARYGEIKN; from the coding sequence ATGAGCGCACCTGCCGTCCTGTGGTTCCGGCGCGACCTGCGGGTCCGCGACCACCCGGCGCTGGCCGCCGCGGCGCGCGACGGCCGCCGGGTGATCGGGGTGTTCGTGCTGGACGAGGCGCTGCTCGCGCCGGCGGGCCCGCCCCGCCGCACCTTCCTGTACCGCTGCCTGCGGGAGCTCGACGCGAGCCTCGGTGGTCGGCTGCTGGTGCTGCGCGGTGCTCCGGCGCAGGTGCTGCCGGAGCTCGTTGCGGAGGTCGGCGCCGGTTCGGTGCACGTCTCCGCCGACACCGGGCCCTACGGACGGGAGCGCGACGAGCGGGTGCGGGACGCGCTCGGCGAGGTCGAGTGGGTCGCCACCGGTTCGCCGTACGCGGTCACCCCGGGACGCGTCACCAAGCGGGACGGCACCGCCTACCAGGTGTTCACCCCGTTCCGGCGTGCCTGGGACGAGCACGGCCGGCCCGCGCCCGCGGACACCGACGGGTCCACGGCGGACTGGCTGCTGCCGCGGAAGGTGCGCGCCGCCGGGATCCCCGCGGACGAGGACCTGGGCGGCGTCGTGCTGCCACCGGCGGGGGAGCGGGCCGCGCTGGAGCGCTGGGACGACTTCCGCGCTTCCGCGCTCACCGGCTACGACCGGGACCGGGACCGGCCGGACCGCGCGGGCACCAGCCGGATGTCGCCGTACCTGAAGTGGGGCTGCGTGCATCCGCGCACCCTGCTCGCCGACCTGGCCTGCGAGGTCGGGGACGGCGCGAGCAGCTACCGGAACGAGCTGGCGTTCCGCGATTTCTACGCGGACGTGCTGTGGCACCGCCCGGACAGCGCCCGGCACAACTTCGACACCCGCTACGACCGGATCCGGCTGGACACCGACGCCGACGCCTGGGACCGGTTCGGCGAGTGGTGCGCGGGCCGCACCGGGTTCCCGATCGTGGACGCGGGGATGCGGCAGCTGCTCGCGGAGGGCTGGATGCACAACCGGGTGCGGATGGTGGTGGCGAGCTTCCTGGTGAAGGACCTGCACCTGCCGTGGTGGTGGGGCGCCCGGCACTTCATGCGGCACCTGGTGGACGGGGACCTCGCCTCGAACCAGCACGGCTGGCAGTGGGCCGCGGGTTCCGGCACCGACGCCGCCCCCTATTTCCGGGTCTTCAACCCGATCACCCAGGGCACCCGGTTCGACCCGGACGGCGCGTACGTCCGCGAGCACGTCCCCGAGCTGCGCGGGCTCGACGCGAAGAGCACCCACCGGCCGTGGACCCTGCCGGACGGTCCGCCGAACGGCTATCCGCCGCCGATCGTCGAGCACGGCGTTGAACGGCAGGAGGCGCTGGCCCGCTACGGCGAGATCAAGAACTGA